A stretch of DNA from Noviherbaspirillum sedimenti:
CGCCCAGGGTGTCGCTATGTGGCCAGCTCCAGCGCCAGCCTGGCGCCAGTTGTGCAAGGGCGTACATCATCGCGGCACATGCCAGTGCAACGAGCGGCGGTGGGATTTTCAATTCAAGTGCGCGCATGCGAGCGTATGAGTATCGTATGGAAGGACGTTAGAAATTGCGCTCATGCGTACAGTTTAGAAACCAATGGTGAGGTGAGCCCAATAAACAGTATGACGTTTATCAGCACACTTCCCCAAAACGCTGAGCGAAACTCCGCCTTGATCGATTTGTGTCGAAGTAGTTGCTGAGCGACGATAGCACCGGGCCATCCGCCAATGAGCCCGAGAAAGAGAAGAGTGCTTTCCGGAATTCGTCTTCGTCCTGCAACTGCAGCTGACTTGTCGATTGCATAGGCGATAAAACATGTAACGCTTATTGCCAAGTAAGCCGCCGCAGCCCAGCGAGGGACTCCCCAGGCAATCGCCGCAACTGTAAATACAATAAGAAATAGCGGAATGGAAAAATAGGTCGCAGTACCCCATTGCGCTGGAGATTTATCCCGATTGCGCTTTGCCGCGCGAGATGCCTGCAGAATCTGTACGCGCTTGGCACGTTTCTTTCCCTCTGAATTCAACTCCACCTCGAATGATAGCGGCAAACCAATTTCAGGCCTGCGCGGCCGGCCATCAAAAGATTTGATATGGACAAAGATTTCTTGGTCACCATGCCTCGGCTCGATAAAGCCAAAACCTCGCTCATCATTCCAGGATTTCAGATTGCCTTCGAAGCGCATATATTCAATTCGATTTCACGACTAGCTAACCCGCAGCCGAAACGGCTGTCGGGGTTGAGCATCACGTTGTACCAATTACTTTTCAGCGATTGGCACTGAAGAAATCAAGAATCCGTTTTGTTGAATCAACGGTCGCATCCTTGCTATAGCGGTATAGGTTTGTTTCACCCCAGCCGGTTGTGACGCTGTACATTCCAATGTCTTCTTGATCCCAGGCATGATAAGTATTCTCGTAAAGATGCCACTCTACAGGCTTGCCCCCAGCTTTGATTTCTTGGAGCAGAGGTAAACAATCGGATGGCTTACCTTCCTTATCCTCCCCCGCCATTAGTACTAACAGAGGGCGGTCTATGTCCTTTTGCAGGGGGTAATAACGAGGACTGTTTGCATTGCGCTGTGACACACAAAATCCGTAATTTGAAACCACTGCTCGATAACGCAGTTTAGATCCAAGTGCTTCCGCAGACTGCGGGCTAGCTAATAGTGGCGCGACCCACCCTCCCCAAGAATAACCACTGAAATAAATCCGGGTCGAGTCTACAACCGGCAATTTGCTCAGATGGTCAAGCGCCCCGTATTCGTCCATGACTGTAGCCGTAGCGAGGATTTTTGACTGACTCCTGCAGTCGCTGATGTTACGGGGCCCGAAGCTATCCAATGCCAACACAACGTATCCAGCATCCAACAGTTCTTGCATTCTTTTTCGAATATGTGGTCTAGATACACCACCGCAAGTGTGTCCTAAAACAACCGCGGGAAAAGGTCCTTGTCCTTTCGGCTGAAAAACACCATTCGATATCGACGAGAATACGCCAAGCTCAGATACTTCAGCCTTGATGGATACGGGGCTTAAGCTTGCAGTCGTTTTCTGGATAAATTCCTTCATCTCTTGAGCTGCTACCGGCGCACAACCAAGACTTAATGCTGCGAGCAATGTCATGTACCATGATTTCATTTCTGTCTCCCTCTTATTGAAGTACAACGCCACGCTAACAGGCACACAACATGTGCCGCGAAGCGGCAGCTTGTTGTTGTGTGTCCGGGTTCAGCAACGAGTTAAAAAACATCATCAGGCACCTTCCTTCAATAGTCGCTTGAAAACCTTGTAACTCACAACGCCAACAAGTGCAGCAACCGATCCGGCAAACAATTGTGCGACAGGCCACATCGATGCTCCACCACCACGATACGGAACGAAATACTCGTTATATAACAGCCACCCTAGCAGCCCAACCCATGGGACAGCACCGGAGCAAACAAGCCCTATTCGCCCCCGCAATATTCCCGCACATGCGACACCAGCCATGGCGGAAAGGACAATAAGGGCGAACCAAATTTCCATTTTCGTGGTTTTTAACGTTTGGAGCTGATCGGCGACGCGCTTGCGCGGCGACCGTATCGAGCGACACGTTCTTCGGCGGGCAACAATTTTCTTCGCGTGCGGAGTCCGTACATCAAAACGCCCCCCTTTTAATTTTTGTTATCTACTGAATAGCAGAAATTTGGCACTGTATAAATATACAGTTCATGTGCTAGCACGCGCTGTATTTCCCGTCCGCAAGAACTTTAATTAGGTGGACGCCACTTTCCGTTTTTTCTGGCCGTCTGCCACCTAACCTGGCCGACCATTCCTCGGAAACGACCTGTCCACCTTCTTTTGACAATGGACTGCGTAAAAACACAGTACTAATTAAACAGAAAAAACTGACACCCATTACTTATTGTTGAGACTCGGCGTCCGCCTAATCTGGCCGCGCGCCACCTAATCCAGACGATCAAGTTTGCGGAAACGCTGTATTTAGCGGTGTTTCAACGATGAGCTGTATAAAAGCACAGCTCTAATTAAACGCGAAAAACGTCACGCCTCCAGAAAAAGCATCCCTGCCGACTGTCAAACCGCCCAAGCTGCTTACTCGCATAAAAAATGTTGCATTATTGGAAAATACCATAAGTTGTGCCCCAAGGAAATCTAAGTTGATTAATGGCATAGCCTCTGCTAATCCTGAATCCCAAGCTGTCTATGCCGCCCTGGCAATGTTGTACACTCTTCTTTGCTAGCCAGAATGCCAATTGCCTGGCGGATATCATTTGTATGAAATATCTGCTAGGCTGAAAAACAATTATTCAATGGAGATTGTCATGTCCAAATCCACACCATCCGCCATTCCAGGCGTCAACATGATGACGGATACCCTGGATTTCTTTAAAAACATGTGGGAAAGTGCGCCGGGCATGAATTTGCCGGGTATGTCGCATATTCCGGGAATGGTGATGCCGACCCTGTCAGTCGATGAAATCGACAAGCAGATCAAGGATTTGAAGGCGGTCGAGTCCTGGTTGTCGCTGAACTTGAACATGCTGCACACGACCATCCAGGCGCTGGAGGTCCAGAAAGCGACGATTTCGACCCTGCAAACCATGGGTGAATCTTTCACTGCCGCCATGCAGACGCCGTCCACGTCCGCCGCCGAGGAACAGCCTGCATTCGTGTCGCCGTTTACAGCATTCACAGCGTCGACGGCTGCGGAAAAGTCTGCTGCCGCCGAGAAGCCGGTTGCCAGCGAAAAGCCGGCGGCTGCGGAAAAGTCCCCCGCCCAGCCCGCGCTCGATGCCACTGCCGCCATGGCGGATGCCATGCAACCGCTGGCCAATCCGGCGGCCTGGTGGGGCATGCTGCAGGATCAATTCAAGCAGGCAGTCGATACCGCTGCCGCCATGACGCCGGATATGACGGCAGCCGGGGCGCCATCGGCCACGAAACCCGCCACGAAATCGAAAGCGGCCACGAAAGCGGCCACGGAAGCGGAAGCAGCGCCGCGCAAGCGCAAGTCGCCGTCCAAGGAATAAGTCCGAACGGGTCTTGTGGCCGGCTAGCTGAAGCGGCGGGCAGCGTCGAGCGCGAGCCCGGCGCCGATACTGCCGAACAGATCGCCTTCCACCCGTCGGGCTGTCGGCAACAGTTGCGCGATTTGCTGGCGCAGCAGCGGCACGCCGCTCGATCCGCCGGTGAAGAACACCGTATCGACCGTATCCCGGTTGACGCCGGCATCGGTCAATAAACCAAGTACGGCGCTTTCGACCTTGCCGACCAGCGGCGTGATCGCCTGGTCGAAGTGCGCGCGTTCCAGGATGACGTCGATCGGTTGGCGCAGGCGGTCAAGCCGCAGTTGCGCGCTGTCGGCGCCGGATAACGCGATCTTGCCCTGTTCGACCTGGTATGCCAGCCAGTGGCCAGCCCTTTGCTCGATCAGGTCGAGCAGGCGGTCCAGCTTGTCGCGTTCCAGTGCGTCGCGGTAGATATCCCTGAGCTGGTTTTCCGCCTGGCGCGTGTAGGCCAGGTTGATGGTGTGCCAGGTCGCCAGGTTGAAGTAATAACTCGACGGCATGTCAGTGTTGTTCTTCAGGCGGCTGCCCAGGCCGAACAGCGGCATCACGCCCGACAGGCTCAGGTACTTGTCGAAATCGGTGCCGCCGATATGCACACCGGCATTGGCCAGCACGTCGTCGCGGCGGTCGATCCTGCCGGCGCGCTCGGGCGAGAGCCGCACCAGCGAAAAGTCGGAGGTGCCGCCGCCGATGTCGGCGATCAGCACCAGTTCTTCGCGGCTTAATGTCGATTCATAGTCGAAGGCGGCGGCGATCGGCTCGAACTGGAAGGCGATGTCCTTGAAGCCGGCGCCGCGCGCGATGTCTTCAAGCGTGCGCTCGGCCAGGCGGTCGGCGACAGGGTCCTCATCGACGAAGAATACCGGGCGGCCGAACACGGCCCGCTCGAAGTTGCGGCCGGCGGCCTGTTCGGCGCGCATTTTGAGCGTGCCGATGAATTGCGACAGCAGGTCGCGGTAGCGCAGCGCGCGGCCCAGCACCTCGGTCTGGCCATCGATCAGGCTGGAGCCGAGCAGGCTTTTGAGAGACCGCATCAGGCGACCTTCGCAGCCTTCCAGGTAGGTGGCCAGCGCCGCGCGGCCGAAATGGACGCTGTCTTCCTCGGCGTTGAAGAACACCGCCGAGGGCAGGGTGGCCTTGCCGTCTTCCAGGGGCAGCAATGCCGATTGCCCGGGGCGGCTCCAGCCGACGGTGGAGTTGGACGTGCCGAAGTCGACGCCGCATGCATCTGTCATGACGTTTTACTATCTTTGTGCAAAATTGAACGGGCCGCAATCATATTCCATTCTGGAATGCACGTCGTAAAAATTTTCCGCTTACTGCGTGCGTGCGCGTCAGAAGCCCTACTTTATTGGATAAAGTATATGCATTAATGATGAGGAGATTTCATTGCAGCAGCAATCGTCGGCTGGGCGCACGCGTCCTTCGGTCGTTGGGATAATCTGGGACTGGAAGACCTGATTGCCGGCGTTACCCACCATGTACTCGTTCATGCCGGCATCGAGGCGCACCAGGTGGATGGCAACTGGCTGGACAATCTCAATGGCGACTTTGTGCCTGTCTTCTTCACGACGCCAGTCTAGAGCCTCAATGTCAACTTGCCGAACTGTAGTTAGTCACGACAAATCATTGCCGGATCAATAATTGCC
This window harbors:
- a CDS encoding DUF1294 domain-containing protein; its protein translation is MRFEGNLKSWNDERGFGFIEPRHGDQEIFVHIKSFDGRPRRPEIGLPLSFEVELNSEGKKRAKRVQILQASRAAKRNRDKSPAQWGTATYFSIPLFLIVFTVAAIAWGVPRWAAAAYLAISVTCFIAYAIDKSAAVAGRRRIPESTLLFLGLIGGWPGAIVAQQLLRHKSIKAEFRSAFWGSVLINVILFIGLTSPLVSKLYA
- a CDS encoding dienelactone hydrolase family protein, with amino-acid sequence MKSWYMTLLAALSLGCAPVAAQEMKEFIQKTTASLSPVSIKAEVSELGVFSSISNGVFQPKGQGPFPAVVLGHTCGGVSRPHIRKRMQELLDAGYVVLALDSFGPRNISDCRSQSKILATATVMDEYGALDHLSKLPVVDSTRIYFSGYSWGGWVAPLLASPQSAEALGSKLRYRAVVSNYGFCVSQRNANSPRYYPLQKDIDRPLLVLMAGEDKEGKPSDCLPLLQEIKAGGKPVEWHLYENTYHAWDQEDIGMYSVTTGWGETNLYRYSKDATVDSTKRILDFFSANR
- a CDS encoding PhaM family polyhydroxyalkanoate granule multifunctional regulatory protein, producing MSKSTPSAIPGVNMMTDTLDFFKNMWESAPGMNLPGMSHIPGMVMPTLSVDEIDKQIKDLKAVESWLSLNLNMLHTTIQALEVQKATISTLQTMGESFTAAMQTPSTSAAEEQPAFVSPFTAFTASTAAEKSAAAEKPVASEKPAAAEKSPAQPALDATAAMADAMQPLANPAAWWGMLQDQFKQAVDTAAAMTPDMTAAGAPSATKPATKSKAATKAATEAEAAPRKRKSPSKE
- a CDS encoding Hsp70 family protein; this translates as MTDACGVDFGTSNSTVGWSRPGQSALLPLEDGKATLPSAVFFNAEEDSVHFGRAALATYLEGCEGRLMRSLKSLLGSSLIDGQTEVLGRALRYRDLLSQFIGTLKMRAEQAAGRNFERAVFGRPVFFVDEDPVADRLAERTLEDIARGAGFKDIAFQFEPIAAAFDYESTLSREELVLIADIGGGTSDFSLVRLSPERAGRIDRRDDVLANAGVHIGGTDFDKYLSLSGVMPLFGLGSRLKNNTDMPSSYYFNLATWHTINLAYTRQAENQLRDIYRDALERDKLDRLLDLIEQRAGHWLAYQVEQGKIALSGADSAQLRLDRLRQPIDVILERAHFDQAITPLVGKVESAVLGLLTDAGVNRDTVDTVFFTGGSSGVPLLRQQIAQLLPTARRVEGDLFGSIGAGLALDAARRFS